One Tomitella gaofuii DNA segment encodes these proteins:
- a CDS encoding prephenate dehydrogenase, producing MCVLGLGLIGGSLLRAAAAAGRSVWGWNRSAETVREAAEAGYDVSGDLPAVLHRAAATEALIVIAVPLPAVDGIAAAIAEHAPHCPITDVVSVKQPMADALAAHGLDAHYVGGHPMTGTAESGWTAGDGALFDGAVWVVAADDGADPDVWTRVADLAQDCGSVVVPAGSAEHDAAVARISHLPHVLAEALAVSGAGDQLALSLAAGSFRDGTRVAATDPLLVRAMCEGNADALTAALDETLALLAAARDALAAGDGIADLAGRGHVARREYEHTRRSRIDGLQPGVPGWIEQLRDAGRAGGVWSSPDGADQRGGVRR from the coding sequence GTGTGCGTGCTGGGGCTGGGCCTCATCGGCGGATCGCTGCTGCGTGCGGCCGCTGCGGCCGGCCGCAGCGTGTGGGGGTGGAACCGCTCCGCGGAGACCGTGCGCGAGGCGGCGGAGGCGGGCTACGACGTGTCCGGCGACCTGCCCGCGGTCCTGCACCGCGCCGCCGCCACGGAGGCGCTGATCGTCATCGCGGTGCCGCTGCCGGCCGTCGACGGGATCGCCGCCGCCATCGCGGAGCACGCCCCGCACTGTCCGATCACCGACGTGGTCAGCGTCAAGCAGCCGATGGCCGACGCGCTGGCCGCCCACGGTCTCGACGCGCACTACGTGGGCGGCCATCCCATGACCGGCACAGCGGAGTCCGGGTGGACCGCCGGAGACGGAGCGCTGTTCGACGGAGCGGTGTGGGTGGTGGCGGCCGACGACGGCGCCGACCCCGATGTGTGGACCCGGGTGGCCGATCTGGCCCAGGACTGCGGCTCGGTGGTGGTGCCGGCCGGTTCCGCGGAGCACGATGCCGCCGTCGCCCGCATCTCGCACCTGCCGCACGTCCTCGCCGAGGCCCTCGCGGTCTCCGGGGCGGGCGACCAGCTTGCGCTGTCGCTGGCCGCCGGGTCGTTCCGCGACGGCACCCGCGTCGCCGCGACGGACCCGCTGCTGGTGCGCGCGATGTGCGAAGGCAACGCGGACGCCCTGACGGCGGCGTTGGACGAGACCCTGGCGTTGCTCGCCGCGGCGCGGGACGCGCTGGCGGCGGGGGACGGGATCGCCGACCTGGCGGGCCGGGGGCACGTGGCGCGACGCGAGTACGAGCACACCCGCCGCTCGCGCATCGACGGGCTGCAGCCGGGAGTGCCGGGGTGGATCGAGCAGCTCCGCGACGCGGGACGCGCGGGCGGCGTGTGGAGCAGCCCCGACGGCGCCGATCAGCGCGGAGGCGTCCGCCGATGA
- a CDS encoding tRNA adenosine deaminase-associated protein: protein MAAQGVDTDSVRGSVDGAGDSADGSDELYGFAVAVVYDDGRWSCTPMGDEARESLDAAVAELRGMRAAGPVFGLLDVDESFFAIVRPGPETVHLALSDAVCAIDYDLAADILEVLGVDVPDLTPDEVDDADPWPEGDLAVLADLGLPEPVLSVIMDEVDLYPDEQLGTIAQNLGFADEFAAVLDRIDR from the coding sequence ATGGCTGCACAAGGTGTGGACACGGACTCGGTACGCGGGTCCGTCGACGGCGCGGGGGACTCCGCGGACGGTTCGGACGAGCTGTACGGCTTCGCCGTGGCGGTGGTGTACGACGACGGCCGCTGGTCGTGCACGCCGATGGGCGACGAGGCGCGCGAGAGCCTCGATGCCGCCGTGGCCGAGCTGCGTGGCATGCGCGCCGCGGGGCCGGTGTTCGGCTTGCTCGACGTCGACGAGTCCTTCTTTGCCATCGTGCGGCCCGGCCCGGAGACGGTGCATCTGGCGTTGTCCGACGCGGTCTGCGCCATCGACTACGACCTGGCTGCGGACATCCTCGAGGTGCTCGGCGTGGACGTTCCCGACCTCACCCCCGACGAGGTGGACGACGCGGACCCGTGGCCGGAGGGCGACCTCGCCGTGCTGGCCGATCTGGGCCTGCCGGAGCCGGTGCTCAGCGTGATCATGGACGAGGTGGACCTGTACCCGGATGAGCAGCTGGGCACCATCGCGCAGAACCTCGGTTTCGCCGACGAGTTCGCCGCGGTGCTCGACAGGATCGACCGCTGA